In Fusarium falciforme chromosome 9, complete sequence, the following are encoded in one genomic region:
- a CDS encoding uncharacterized protein (Expressed protein) gives MSHIIMVSGMSHFIIGNACQLIHIIGLGSPRSRNAGLLTSEIRRRRLWACYLMHCFSSEKLFRFDSIADIQALALPWPEPDFRQGASKAPSSYLNSKGNSRSIFAELIRGLTLWCHVVCAVKTPEAGMDSKIADICTIENKLSAWWEAVQPDFKLDPHDMRGVEQKEFSTILLTNLVYHQSLCALHASIVPLFCWTKGDGSWSSARQVSAQTAFEHAGIASELINGVLSKSTRPSAMLSYVAYAAYCSCAIHIPFLWCSQSTIRERAYANVGANVRMMQAMSPYWKLASLLEIYARCLYDIHQRNPPVVSNEPKHADIAEFTSFKADASLARSSILEFTGILRSSEGGYIRPGEESNTIRIESDDGSAGLLSTPFLVTEPLAEAMAKNTEEPEADLRPPSDGGDRRSLDFMKPKSPGLQPEATQLNGPQNLAERQQLDAIASEWPTLDVFNSLFDAEMANFFPDAMSIDPSLLDTEPLTWDFLDMPAGDGD, from the exons ATGTCTCACATAATCATGGTATCGGGCATGTCTCATTTTATAATAGGCAACGCGTGCCAGCTGATCCATATTATTGGTCTCGGATCGCCAAGATCGCGAAACGCGGGGCTATTAACCTCGGAGATAAGACGAAGGCGACTTTGGGCTTGCTATCTCATGCATTGCTTCAGCTCGGAAAAACTGTTTCGATTTGATTCAATCGCGGATATTCAGGCTTTAGCTTTACCTTGGCCGGAACCAGATTTCCGACAAGGTGCCTCAAAAGCTCCCTCTTCATACTTGAACTCAAAAGGAAACAGCAGAAGCATCTTTGCTGAGTTGATCCGAGGGTTGACTCTTTG GTGCCACGTTGTCTGTGCTGTCAAAACTCCAGAAGCTGGCATGGATAGCAAAATTGCAGACATTTGCACCATTGAGAATAAACTATCGGCTTGGTGGGAGGCGGTGCAGCCAGACTTCAAGTTGGATCCCCACGACATGAGAGGCGTTGAACAGAAAGAATTCTCTACAATTTTGTTGACCAACCTCGTCTACCACCAGTCTCTTTGTGCTCTCCATGCCTCTATAGTTCCTCTCTTCTGTTGGACTAAAGGCGACGGGAGTTGGTCATCTGCTCGGCAGGTATCGGCTCAAACTGCTTTCGAGCATGCTGGCATAGCCTCCGAACTTATCAACGGTGTCCTATCGAAGAGTACCCGGCCCAGTGCGATGCTAAGTTATGTTGCTTACGCAGCATATTGTAGCTGCGCCATACATATCCCATTCTTGTGGTGTTCCCAGTCAACCATCAGAGAGAGGGCCTACGCCAATGTTGGGGCGAACGTCAGGATGATGCAGGCCATGAGCCCGTACTGGAAGCTTGCCTCACTGCTG GAAATATACGCCCGGTGCCTGTATGATATCCACCAGCGAAACCCGCCCGTCGTCAGCAATGAGCCCAAACATGCCGACATCGCTGAGTTTACCAGCTTCAAGGCCGATGCCTCCCTCGCTAGGTCCTCTATCTTGGAGTTCACTGGAATTTTGCGGTCGAGTGAGGGTGGGTACATACGCCCTGGCGAGGAGagtaatactataaggaTTGAGAGTGATGATGGGAGCGCCGGGCTATTATCCACGCCGTTCTTGGTGACAGAGCCGTTggccgaggccatggcaaAGAACACCGAAGAACCGGAGGCCGATTTGCGACCACCTTCAGACGGGGGGGATCGAAGGAGTTTGGATTTCATGAAACCAAAAAGTCCTGGCCTTCAACCAGAAGCAACTCAACTGAACGGGCCGCAAAATCTGGCGGAACGTCAGCAACTTGATGCAATTGCCAGCGAATGGCCAACTTTGGATGTGTTCAACTCTTTGTTTGACGCTGAAATGGCCAATTTCTTTCCGGACGCTATGAGTATTGACCCTTCGCTTCTGGACACAGAACCGTTGACGTGGGACTTTTTGGACATGCCAGCAGGGGATGGCGATTGA
- a CDS encoding AB hydrolase-1 domain-containing protein has product MSISEKPTIVLVHGAWHLPSHYTMLKDKLTERGFTVIQPRNASVGQVSDIKSKTHLDDVVAIHEAMESPLNDGKEIIVVCHSYGGIPGSAAVQGYQIHERRDKGLKGGIKHIVYVASFALPARGLSLKTAIGGTYGPFMDRTDNYLPLNENAKNAFYHDIESKLADQMLANCVYQSTASFETPSEFVAPDIAVPKTYVACENDRAILIEGQLAMAGAMGDTVKIERLAAGHSPYLDPGFLSRLVEIIDGIDA; this is encoded by the exons ATGTCTATCTCAGAAAAGCCGACCATCGTTTTGGTGCATGGAGCTTGGCATCTCCCTAGCCACTATACCATGCTGAAAGACAAGTTGACAGAGAGGGGTTTCACCGTCATCCAGCCCAGAAATGCCTCTGTTGGACAGGTTTCCGACATCAAAAGCAAGACTCACCTGGACGATGTTGTAGCTATTCACGAAGCCATGGAATCTCCCCTGAACGACGGAAAGGAAATAATTGTTGTCTGCCACAGCTATGGCGGTATCCCCGGATCTGCAGCTGTTCAGGGCTACCAGATCCACGAGAGAAGGGACAAGGGCTTGAAGGGAGGTATCAAGCACATCGTTTACGTCGCATCGTTTGCTTTGCCGGCCAGAGGTCTATCGTTGAAAACGGCGATCGGCGGAACGTATGGACCTTTCATGGACCGAACA GATAATTACCTTCCGCTGAATGAGAATGCCAAGAATGCATTCTACCACGATATCGAGTCGAAGCTGGCAGACCAAATGCTCGCCAATTGCGTATACCAAAGCACAGCAAGCTTTGAGACGCCCTCTGAGTTTGTTGCCCCGGACATTGCGGTTCCCAAAACTTACGTGGCCTGCGAAAATGATCGAGCTATTCTGATTGAGGGCCAGCTTGCAATGGCAGGGGCCATGGGCGATACGGTGAAGATTGAACGACTTGCCGCTGGACATAGCCCTTATTTGGATCCAGGTTTTCTGTCCAGGTTGGTTGAAATTATTGATGGCATCGACGCTTAG